DNA sequence from the Thermococcus gammatolerans EJ3 genome:
TAGAATAAGGGCGGGGCTTTAAATAGTTTAGGTAAGGACAACACAGAACCCTTCAAAAATTTAAACTCATGCGGGAGAACTTCTGGAACCGAGCTTCTCGGTTAACTTGTACAGGAGGGCCCCAATCAGGAAGCCCAGGAGGACGAGGGCAGTTACGAAAAACCAGATTATCGCATTCTCGTAACAGGTCGTTGGAGTGCAGTTCATCGTAAGGAGGGCGTAGATAATGCTGGACGCAAGCACTGTAGTAATTGTTGAGGCCACCCAGAAAGCCCCTGGATCAACCTTCACTTTTCGAAGGAACAGAAACGACGCGAGGGCTGGCACCATAATGATGAGGCCAATTTGAAGGAACTCCTCGACAGGACTAGGCCCTTCGTCAGAGGGCGGAAGGAGCCTTATGGCAGCAATTATGGAAAGGTAAACAATGAGGGAAAAGAGAAACGTAGTCATGGCCCGGTTCATCATAAATCACCCCTTCTGAATTACGGTTGTCTCTGTATCCCCTCGGGCATATTATATGCGACCACCGTTATAAGTCTTACTACTGGTTGCTATTAACTAATCATCTGCTAATTTTCAGAAGGGTTCTTTCCTCATAGTGGAATCAGAGCTCAAGGGAATCCATCGCGACCTTAATCCACCTTAGATAAGAGTTCAGCGTTCCCCGTAAGGCCGAGTTATCTTTAGCCAAAAAGCGGATTACGATTTTCCTCCCGTCGAGAAGGAAATCAATCCTGCTCCGCCTGTAGGGGACGGTCTTGTGCTCGTAGAGGACGCTCTCGTAGACAACCCTAGCCGTTTCCTCGTCGGGGAAAACCAGCTCAATCACTCCCTCGATTGGCCAGACTTCCTCAGAAGGGCTTCCTTGTAGTCCCATCTCCGCCCGTCCTCCATAATCCAGATTTTCACGAGGATTAACGGCCCGACGGGTCGCTCCTTGGTGACGTCGAAGCGGTAGAAGTTGATTGCCATCCCCCTCGGGTAGTTCTCGATTACGCCGATTACGTCCGTGTTGTTCTTGTCCGCTATCGTCTGGAGGCTTTTATTACCGCGCGGGACGAACTTTCCGCCGGTGAGCTCGGCGAAGGCCTGGGCGAAGGCGGTGTGGTCGATGCCAACGCGCTTGGCGGTGGTCACGACGAAGGGCATCTCCTCGCGGATTGGTCTGAGGTTTCTGAAACCGATTTCGCGCTGGAGCTTGATACCGTGAAGGTAGAGGTAGCCGAGGTAGCCCCAGTCGTCGGGGTCAACCTTGATGAAGGTCATCTTGAGCGGGTTGCCCTTCCAGACGTTGATTATCAGAAGTCGCTCGTAGTTCCTGTCGTAGGCCTCCATGAGCAGGTCCTGGATGGTCTTCTTTCCCCTGGTTAAGTAGAGGGAGTTGGGGAAGACTCGCTCTAGGTCGTGGCCGAAGCTTCTCGTCCTCCTTGTAGGCCGGTGGGAAGTCGTTATCAGCATCATGGCATTTCTTAGCTTTGAGGCATGGTTAAAAAGCTTTCTCATGGGGTAAATCTTTATCCAAATCCCCGGAGCAGGCACAGTCCTCGGGACGTACTGGAACTGTATTCTCCCCAACCTTCCTTAGAAAAATAACAGGAGTTTAGCACCGGGAGCAGGAGGGTTCAAAACTTAAGATACGCCCGTACAAATCGAAAAACATCCCTAACACTAAAGCGCCCCTCCCTTCTAGGGTCGTATATCATGCTTACCGGTACTTCCTTTATTCTAGCTCCCATCTTCGCGGCCTTTATCAGCATCTCAGTCTCGACCTCGTAGCGGTCGCTCTCTATCTCCGGGAGAAACTCCCGCCTGTAAGCCCTGAACCCGCTCTGGGTGTCGTAAACATACGTTCTGAGCTTGAGGCGGATCAGACGGGTCGTGATCACGTTGCTCAGTCGTCTTACCCAGGGCCTCTTCCCAACTTCCTGAATCCTGCGGGCCCCTATAACCATATCGGCTTCCCCTTTCGCTATGGGCTCGACGAGTTTAATTATCTCCCCTGGCCTGTGTTGGCCGTCAGCGTCCATAAAGACCACGATATCCCCTGTGGAGTGTCGGATTCCTTCACGCATCGCACAGCCCTTACCACAGTTCTTCTCCAGCCTGATCGCCTTTATCCGGGTGTCCTTCTCAGCAAAGGCCTTTGCCACGTTGTAGGTCCCGTCTAAAGACCCATCATCGATCACAATAACCTCATCGACGAAAGCTGGGATCCCCTCAAGGACCCTCGGCAGACGATCCTCCTCGTTGTAAGCGGGGATGATAACGCTTATTTTCTTCCCTTTCAGCATTCATTTTTCCTCCAGCCTCTCAAGTGCCCTTTTGGCCTTCCTCTCGAAGTCCTCCTTGTCCTGGTACTCCCAGTAGTGCTCCTTTGCGGGGAACTTTCCGCTTTTGACCTCCTCGCGGTATCTCTCGAGGGCAAGCCTGATTATGCTTGATAAATCCGCGTACTTCTTGACAAAGGGCGGGACGTTCTCGTATATCCCGAGCAAATCGTGCCAAACTAAGACTTGACCGTCAACCCACGGTCCAGAGCCTATGCCGATTGTAGGTATTGACACTTCCTCGGTCACAAGTTTTGCAACGTCCGCAAGGGTGAACTCAAGAACCACCGCAAAGGCCCCCGCCCTTTCCAGAGCCTTCGCATCGCGCAGGATTTCCTCTATCTCCTCTTCCGTCTCACCCATTAGCCTGTAACCGCCCAAACGGAGGTACCGTTGCGGCGTTAGACCGGTGTGTCCCATAACCGGAATCCCCATCCTAACGAGCTTTCTGACGAGCTTCTCGTGGTCTGCTCCACCTTCAATCTTCACCGCATCCGCTCCCGCCTGAATCAGCCTCACGGCGTTCTTAACACCCTCCTCGACGCTCACCTCGTAGCTCGAAAACGGCATGTCCGCTAGAACCAGGGCCCTCTTAACGGCTTTTGCCACTGCCCGTGTGTGGAAGACCATCTGCTCCATCGAGACGTTCAGAGTGTTCGGCTCGCCATAAACGACCATACCAAGGGAATCGCCGACGAAGACGATGTCGATTCCCGCTTTGTCAGCCAAGAGCGCCGAGGGGTAATCATAGGCCGTCACCATCGTGATTTTCTCCTTCCCCTTCATCTCGCGGATTCTCTTCGGCGTTATCTCCCTCATACCACCACCTTCAGAGGCTTCGACGGCGGTCTAATTAACGGTTTCGATGGTGGAGTTTATTAAGGTCTTAAAACGAAGGAGAGATTGAATGTAGAACAGGGAATCCCTTTGAATCAGTTGACACTAAGAAGAACCCTCCATCGAAGTTGGTGAAAAAGATGAGAATTTGGAGTACTTGGCCCGCAGAACACGTTAAAAGGGACAGCGTTGGAAAGGTTCGCAATCTCACGCCCGAAGGGCATATTTCAAGTGCGAACACAGACAAGGAGGTGTTAGTTACTGCCTTCCTTCCCGTAGGAGCAATTTGGGCAGTAATGAGATTTCCGCCAGCACTTTCGTTAGAAAGGGCTGTGGGGGTGAGAGAATGAGAAGGTGGGAGCACTACGAGCACACCGCCGACATAGGCGTTCGCGGTTACGGCTCAACGCTGGAGGAGGCCTTCGAGGCGGTAGCGCTGGGCCTCTTTGACGTGATGGTGGACGTGAGGAAGGTCGAGCCGAGGGAATGTCGCGAGGTTGAGGTTGAGGAAGAGGACCTGG
Encoded proteins:
- the pcc1 gene encoding KEOPS complex subunit Pcc1, whose amino-acid sequence is MGLQGSPSEEVWPIEGVIELVFPDEETARVVYESVLYEHKTVPYRRSRIDFLLDGRKIVIRFLAKDNSALRGTLNSYLRWIKVAMDSLEL
- a CDS encoding ribosomal biogenesis protein, whose product is MMLITTSHRPTRRTRSFGHDLERVFPNSLYLTRGKKTIQDLLMEAYDRNYERLLIINVWKGNPLKMTFIKVDPDDWGYLGYLYLHGIKLQREIGFRNLRPIREEMPFVVTTAKRVGIDHTAFAQAFAELTGGKFVPRGNKSLQTIADKNNTDVIGVIENYPRGMAINFYRFDVTKERPVGPLILVKIWIMEDGRRWDYKEALLRKSGQSRE
- a CDS encoding glycosyltransferase family 2 protein, which codes for MLKGKKISVIIPAYNEEDRLPRVLEGIPAFVDEVIVIDDGSLDGTYNVAKAFAEKDTRIKAIRLEKNCGKGCAMREGIRHSTGDIVVFMDADGQHRPGEIIKLVEPIAKGEADMVIGARRIQEVGKRPWVRRLSNVITTRLIRLKLRTYVYDTQSGFRAYRREFLPEIESDRYEVETEMLIKAAKMGARIKEVPVSMIYDPRREGRFSVRDVFRFVRAYLKF
- the panB gene encoding 3-methyl-2-oxobutanoate hydroxymethyltransferase; translation: MREITPKRIREMKGKEKITMVTAYDYPSALLADKAGIDIVFVGDSLGMVVYGEPNTLNVSMEQMVFHTRAVAKAVKRALVLADMPFSSYEVSVEEGVKNAVRLIQAGADAVKIEGGADHEKLVRKLVRMGIPVMGHTGLTPQRYLRLGGYRLMGETEEEIEEILRDAKALERAGAFAVVLEFTLADVAKLVTEEVSIPTIGIGSGPWVDGQVLVWHDLLGIYENVPPFVKKYADLSSIIRLALERYREEVKSGKFPAKEHYWEYQDKEDFERKAKRALERLEEK